One segment of Paraburkholderia caribensis DNA contains the following:
- a CDS encoding acyl-CoA synthetase, with amino-acid sequence MTNMYEAGLARREANHVPLTPIDFIARAAEVYGDRLAVVHGDMRRTWRETYERARRLASALQRAGVARGETVAALLPNIPPMIEAHFGVPMAGAVLNTLNTRLDAASILYMLRHGEAKVLIVDSEYGELALRAAREFPQLRIISVSDAQPADTRHFPNATDYEAFLQEGDPQFAWALPDDEWDAIALNYTSGTTGEPKGVVYHHRGAYLNALSNILEWDMPKHAVYLWTLPLFHCNGWCFPWTVAARAGVNVCLRKFDPKLVFELIRRERITHYCGAPIVQSALANAPAEWRDGIAHRVSTMVAGAAPSPAVIARMKAIGFDLTHVYGLTEVYGPASVCAKQDSWDALDDDERARLNARQGVRYHLQAAVDVRDPDTLEPVPRDGETIGELMFRGNICMKGYLKNERATEAAFRGGWFHTGDLGVITEDGYVRIKDRSKDIIISGGENISSIEIEDALYRHPAVSVAAVVAMPDAKWGEVPCAFVELKDGADASAKEIIAHCRQLLAGFKLPKAVFFGELPKTSTGKIQKFELRARVKSSSAIDQEPEKK; translated from the coding sequence ATGACGAATATGTACGAAGCGGGGCTCGCCCGCCGCGAAGCCAATCATGTTCCGCTGACGCCGATCGATTTCATTGCGCGGGCCGCCGAAGTCTATGGCGACCGGCTGGCCGTCGTGCATGGCGACATGCGCCGCACGTGGCGCGAGACGTATGAGCGAGCGCGGCGTCTTGCGAGTGCGCTGCAACGCGCGGGCGTCGCGCGCGGCGAGACCGTCGCGGCGCTGCTGCCGAACATTCCGCCGATGATCGAAGCGCATTTCGGCGTGCCGATGGCGGGCGCCGTGCTCAATACGCTGAATACCCGGCTGGATGCCGCGTCGATCCTGTATATGCTGCGGCATGGCGAGGCGAAAGTGCTGATTGTCGATAGCGAATACGGAGAGCTTGCGCTGCGTGCCGCGCGCGAGTTTCCGCAATTGCGCATTATCAGTGTCAGCGATGCGCAGCCCGCCGATACTCGCCATTTCCCGAACGCGACCGACTACGAAGCTTTCCTGCAAGAAGGCGATCCGCAGTTCGCGTGGGCGCTGCCTGACGACGAATGGGACGCCATCGCGCTCAACTACACGTCGGGCACGACGGGCGAGCCGAAGGGCGTCGTCTATCACCATCGCGGCGCCTATCTGAACGCGCTCAGCAATATCCTCGAATGGGATATGCCGAAGCACGCTGTGTATCTGTGGACACTGCCGCTCTTCCACTGCAACGGCTGGTGTTTTCCATGGACCGTCGCGGCGCGCGCGGGCGTCAATGTGTGCCTGCGCAAATTCGATCCGAAGCTGGTATTCGAACTGATTCGCCGCGAGCGCATTACGCATTATTGCGGCGCGCCCATCGTGCAAAGCGCGCTGGCGAACGCGCCTGCCGAATGGCGCGACGGAATTGCGCACCGCGTCTCGACGATGGTGGCGGGCGCGGCGCCGTCGCCTGCCGTGATTGCCCGCATGAAGGCGATCGGTTTTGATCTGACGCACGTGTACGGCTTGACGGAAGTGTATGGGCCCGCCTCCGTCTGCGCGAAGCAGGACTCATGGGATGCGCTCGACGACGACGAACGCGCGCGGCTCAACGCGCGTCAGGGCGTGCGCTACCACTTGCAGGCAGCCGTCGACGTGCGCGATCCCGATACGCTCGAACCCGTGCCGCGCGACGGCGAGACGATCGGCGAACTGATGTTTCGCGGCAATATCTGCATGAAGGGCTATCTGAAGAACGAGCGCGCCACCGAGGCCGCATTCCGTGGCGGCTGGTTTCATACGGGCGATCTCGGCGTGATCACCGAAGACGGCTATGTGCGCATCAAGGACCGCAGCAAGGACATCATCATTTCCGGCGGCGAGAACATTTCGAGCATCGAAATAGAGGATGCGCTGTACCGGCATCCTGCCGTGTCGGTGGCCGCCGTGGTTGCGATGCCGGACGCGAAATGGGGCGAGGTGCCTTGCGCATTCGTCGAACTGAAGGACGGCGCGGACGCTAGCGCCAAGGAAATCATTGCGCATTGCCGTCAATTGCTCGCCGGATTCAAATTGCCTAAAGCAGTCTTCTTCGGCGAATTGCCAAAAACCTCGACGGGAAAGATCCAGAAATTCGAATTGCGCGCGCGCGTGAAGTCGTCGAGCGCGATCGATCAGGAGCCGGAGAAAAAGTAG
- a CDS encoding H-NS family nucleoid-associated regulatory protein, with translation MKEREEHRTLDLDGQARERLVLWIRRRMDEFGITLEALEEALIADAAVPRYRDAFGHEWDGKGDRPDWLTRAINAGQDIEHFRV, from the coding sequence ATGAAAGAGCGAGAGGAACATCGGACGCTCGACCTCGACGGTCAAGCTCGTGAGCGGCTGGTCTTGTGGATCCGTCGCCGCATGGATGAATTTGGCATTACGCTTGAAGCGCTCGAAGAGGCGCTAATCGCGGACGCCGCCGTGCCGAGGTACCGCGATGCATTCGGACACGAATGGGACGGCAAGGGCGACCGCCCCGACTGGCTCACGCGCGCCATCAACGCAGGTCAGGACATCGAGCATTTCCGCGTCTGA
- a CDS encoding class II aldolase/adducin family protein — MSDMTSQQAGYSSEEWATRCELAALYRLVAHFRMTDLIDTHITARVPGPEHHFLINRYGVLFHEMRASDLVKIDRDGRVLEAADKVAADPKRYRVNAAGFTIHSAVHTARPDLHFVIHTHTSAGSAVSAQKQGLLPISQHALKFYGVLAYHDYEGIALDLGERERLVADLGSCNAMILRNHGLLAGGKSAATAFQEIYFLERACQIQIDALAGNAELTLPPEHVRKLTASQFARDDEEGIAELAWESALRLIDNPVSDYRS, encoded by the coding sequence ATGTCCGACATGACCTCGCAACAGGCTGGATACAGCAGCGAAGAATGGGCGACGCGCTGCGAGCTTGCCGCGCTGTACCGGCTGGTCGCGCATTTCCGCATGACCGATCTGATCGACACGCACATCACGGCGCGCGTGCCGGGTCCCGAGCACCACTTTCTGATCAACCGCTATGGCGTGCTTTTTCACGAGATGCGCGCGTCGGATCTCGTGAAGATCGATCGCGACGGGCGCGTTCTGGAAGCGGCGGACAAGGTCGCTGCCGATCCGAAGCGTTATCGCGTGAATGCGGCGGGCTTCACGATCCATTCGGCCGTGCACACCGCGCGGCCTGATCTGCACTTTGTGATTCACACGCACACGTCGGCGGGTTCGGCTGTGTCCGCGCAAAAGCAGGGTTTGCTGCCCATCAGTCAGCATGCGCTGAAGTTCTACGGCGTGCTCGCGTATCACGACTACGAAGGCATTGCGCTCGATCTCGGCGAGCGCGAGCGCCTCGTCGCCGATCTCGGATCTTGCAACGCGATGATCCTGCGCAATCACGGTTTGCTGGCGGGCGGCAAGTCGGCGGCAACGGCGTTTCAGGAGATTTACTTCCTCGAACGCGCGTGTCAGATCCAGATCGACGCACTCGCGGGCAATGCGGAATTGACGCTGCCGCCCGAGCATGTGCGCAAGCTAACGGCCAGCCAGTTCGCGCGCGACGATGAGGAAGGCATCGCCGAACTGGCGTGGGAATCGGCGTTGCGGCTGATCGATAATCCGGTGTCGGATTACCGCAGTTGA
- a CDS encoding DUF72 domain-containing protein: MSIEVGTASWTDATLIKSGRFYPKGCNSAEARLRFYSSQFPMVEVDASYYAMPSAATSALWAERTPEHFTFNVKAFRLFTGHQTERKFFPPDIQPLLPQSDKRNLYYRDVPPDLVDEMWRRFFEALEPLRKAGKLGAVLFQFAPWISTAPRDTSHVRHCADRMTPYLTAFEFRNASWFDDRHRESTLAFEREHGLVHVVMDAPEGVPNRAHTVWEATSPELVIVRLHGRNADTWSGSTTAAGRFNYDYTERELEEIAVPVREIAKRAGRTHVVFNNCFEDAAQRNAHSMIRILQQERFA; encoded by the coding sequence ATGTCGATCGAAGTCGGGACGGCGTCGTGGACGGACGCCACGCTCATCAAATCCGGCCGCTTCTACCCGAAGGGCTGCAACAGCGCCGAGGCACGGCTGCGTTTCTATTCGAGCCAGTTTCCTATGGTCGAAGTCGATGCGTCGTACTACGCGATGCCCAGCGCGGCAACCAGCGCGCTGTGGGCCGAGCGCACGCCCGAGCACTTCACGTTCAACGTCAAGGCATTCCGGCTTTTCACCGGGCATCAGACGGAGCGCAAGTTCTTCCCGCCCGACATTCAGCCGCTGCTGCCGCAAAGCGATAAACGAAACCTCTACTACCGCGACGTGCCGCCAGACCTCGTCGACGAGATGTGGCGGCGCTTCTTCGAGGCGCTGGAGCCGCTGCGCAAAGCGGGCAAGCTCGGCGCCGTGCTGTTCCAGTTCGCGCCGTGGATCTCCACCGCGCCGCGCGACACATCACACGTGCGGCACTGCGCGGACCGGATGACGCCCTATCTGACGGCATTCGAATTCCGCAACGCGAGCTGGTTCGACGACCGCCATCGCGAATCGACGCTCGCATTCGAACGCGAACACGGCCTCGTACATGTCGTGATGGATGCGCCCGAAGGCGTGCCGAATCGCGCGCATACCGTATGGGAAGCGACCTCGCCGGAACTGGTGATCGTGCGCCTGCACGGCCGCAACGCGGACACCTGGAGCGGCAGCACGACGGCCGCGGGCCGCTTCAATTACGACTATACCGAGCGCGAACTGGAAGAAATCGCCGTGCCCGTGCGGGAAATCGCGAAACGCGCGGGGCGCACGCATGTCGTGTTCAACAACTGCTTCGAGGACGCTGCGCAACGCAACGCGCACTCGATGATTCGCATCCTTCAACAAGAGCGCTTTGCGTAA
- a CDS encoding metallophosphoesterase family protein yields the protein MLLTAYVQASKPGLLQLWIGMFGVAAPPVPQVSIDRQAAVPLDPPAFFPIRDFSVDGNGQSINHQCVLRFDVPDESRPRQIVIDAGGERFEFASTSLPKEVPTLMDGSFNILLSSCYSQPEDIDGLLGTIVSQIKVQPHLTVLAGDQVYLDLPLTQRVPDQNPDRARLLANKYYLNWLSGALRVPGLQPVLERAPVVCIPDDHEFWNNYPFAQKQLPDTWTDGSRQLLGDTARALYEDYQIGGAPGGAGGAIRLDVEPLKMLFVDMRCDRDSAFKSLMGPKAVAAMQAWEHDLVDARAAGRPVVGLLASGQALFIDPPESNWRKKTFDAEMPNYAQFDVLQATLGRLADQGVPVVYMTGDVHWGRVASGHDLQTGTALFEVIASPSRLIRTPLLDTAKEAANSVKGIFGGGNAWPRHSDPEDVPDRFGVNHRFALKQEFGRRGDQVAILSFTRVGSGVDMQVMYYGISSDKALSQSESTTRFELRAR from the coding sequence ATGCTACTGACGGCTTATGTGCAGGCCAGCAAGCCGGGCCTATTGCAGCTATGGATCGGCATGTTCGGCGTGGCCGCGCCGCCCGTGCCGCAGGTTTCCATCGACCGGCAAGCGGCCGTGCCGCTCGATCCGCCCGCGTTCTTTCCGATTCGCGATTTCAGCGTCGACGGCAACGGCCAGTCCATCAATCATCAATGCGTGCTGCGCTTCGACGTGCCAGACGAATCGCGGCCGCGACAGATCGTGATCGACGCGGGTGGCGAACGGTTCGAATTCGCCAGTACTTCGTTGCCAAAAGAAGTGCCGACACTGATGGACGGCAGCTTCAATATCCTGTTGTCGTCGTGCTATTCGCAGCCGGAAGATATCGACGGACTGCTCGGCACGATCGTCTCGCAGATCAAGGTGCAACCGCATCTGACCGTGCTCGCGGGCGACCAGGTGTACCTCGACCTGCCGCTCACGCAGCGCGTCCCCGATCAGAACCCGGACCGCGCGCGTCTGCTCGCCAACAAGTACTACCTCAACTGGCTCTCCGGCGCGTTGCGCGTGCCGGGGTTGCAACCGGTACTGGAGCGCGCGCCCGTCGTGTGCATTCCCGACGATCACGAGTTCTGGAACAACTATCCGTTTGCCCAAAAGCAGTTGCCCGATACGTGGACGGACGGATCGCGCCAGTTGCTCGGCGACACGGCGCGCGCACTGTACGAGGACTATCAGATCGGCGGCGCGCCGGGCGGCGCGGGCGGTGCGATCCGGCTCGACGTCGAGCCGTTGAAAATGCTGTTCGTCGATATGCGCTGCGACCGCGACAGCGCGTTCAAATCGTTGATGGGCCCTAAAGCCGTTGCAGCGATGCAGGCCTGGGAACACGATCTCGTCGATGCGCGAGCAGCGGGACGACCCGTTGTCGGCCTGCTCGCTTCGGGCCAGGCGCTCTTCATCGATCCGCCCGAAAGCAACTGGCGCAAAAAGACCTTCGATGCCGAAATGCCGAATTACGCGCAATTCGACGTGCTGCAAGCGACCCTCGGCCGGCTTGCGGACCAGGGCGTTCCCGTCGTCTACATGACGGGCGACGTGCATTGGGGACGCGTCGCATCGGGTCACGATTTGCAGACGGGCACGGCGCTCTTCGAAGTGATCGCCTCGCCGTCGCGGTTGATCCGCACGCCGTTGCTCGATACCGCGAAAGAAGCGGCCAATTCGGTCAAGGGGATTTTCGGCGGCGGCAATGCGTGGCCGCGTCACTCCGATCCCGAGGATGTGCCCGACCGCTTCGGCGTGAATCATCGCTTCGCACTCAAGCAGGAATTCGGCCGGCGCGGCGATCAGGTTGCGATCCTGTCGTTCACGCGCGTGGGCAGCGGGGTGGATATGCAGGTCATGTACTACGGCATTTCCAGCGACAAAGCGCTTTCCCAATCGGAATCCACCACGCGCTTCGAACTGCGCGCGCGTTAA